AAGGCTCCGTTGATCTGTGTGCACGATAAAACGACGGCCAAGCAGATACGGGCGCCAATGGTGGATGGCGAGGACGAGGGCCATAGTTCCTTCTCATAAGCTGATTTTGCTAGCCACCGAGGTGCCAATGTCTTGCTGAAGTAGGCTACGGGTTGGCGCTCCTGCATTAGGACCGCGCCCAGGCCTCTGCCCGACGCGTCGCATTCGATAGTGAATTCCTTGGAGAAATCCGGCGTTCGCAGGAGGGGGGCTGAGGTTAGAGCTGCCTTCAAGGAGTCAAACGCCGTTGCTGCGTCAGTTGGCCAGATCCAACGCGGTTTGGTTGAGGGGGGCTGCGGCTTCTTCAATAGGGCGGTCAGGGGGGCTGCAATTTTGCCATAATTCTTTATAAAACGGCGGTAGTACCCTGTGAGGCCGAGGAAGCCCCGGATGCCTTTGAGAGATGTAGGGTCGGCCAACGGAGCACCGCCGAGACCTTGGTTGGGTCCATCCTTACGCCGTCATAGGATACGATATGTCCGAGGTATTCCACGCTGTCACGTCCCAAAAGGCACTTCTTCGGATTAACCACCAATGAATTGGCGTGTAGGGAGTCGAAAACCAGCCGAAGGTGCCTCATGTGAGTCTCCCAAGAGTCGCTATACACTAAGATGTCGTCAAAGAATACCAGTACGAATTTTCGCAGTGCCGGGCGAAATATATCATTCATCAGACTCTGGAAGGTTGCCGGTGCGTTGGTAAGGCCAAATGGCATGACCAGAAATTCATAATGCCCTGAGTGGGTGCGGAATGCGGTTTTATGCACGTCGTCTTGAGCCACCCTAATCTGATGATAGCCGGCCTTAAGGTCGATCTTGCTGAACCATCGAGCTCCATGCAATTCATCGAGGAGTTCCTGGATGACCGGAATTGGGTACTTGTCCGGGACTGTCTTCTTGTTTAGCTCTCTATAGTCGACGCAGAACCTCCACGAGCCGTCTTTCTTGCGGACTAAGAGAACCGGGCTCGAGTATGGGCTGGTACTCGGCTGAATTACTCCTGACGCCAACATTTCGGCCACCAACTTCTCCATTTCGTCCTTCTGCAGATGGTTGTACCTGTATGGTCGAACTGAGACGGGTTCTGCCCCGGGTAGCAGAGGAATTTGGTGATCCGTGTGACGGGGCGGGGGCAGCCCTGGATCGGGGCGTGTGAGTGAAGGAAAAGCCTCCACTAATTGCAGTAGTTCGGAGCGGGCAGCAGCGGGCAGCGAGCTACTGATCCCGAACCCGTCCGGTCCAGCCTCCTTCTCCACTGACCGGAGCACCCAGCAGCAGTCCCCGGCATCGAGGCTGCGAAGATCTTGGGGGGAACATGCGCGGCGCATCAGGGTGGGGTCTCCCTGAATGGTTATCAGCCTGCCTTCGACTGAAAATTTCATCGATGAGTGCAGCCAGTTAGCTAGGACGTTTCCCAAAGAGGCAAGCCAAGAAACCCCCAGTATTACGTCAATGTTGCGGAGAGGAAAAATGTAGCATGATAGGGAAAATGTTTCCGAAGCCATCGTCAATGGCACCTGATGGCAAATGCCGTTGGCGCGCCGTTTCGTTCCGTCCCCCAGTAGAACGGAGTACGGTGAGGTCGAGGTAATCTGTAGCCTCAACGTACTCGCCAGCTGCTCTGAAATGAAACAATGACTGGCGCCGCTGTCCACCATAACCTTAACCTTCTGTTGCCCGATAGTACCAAAAAGTTTCATGGTTCGCGACGTGTCGATCCCATGCCGTGACAATTCCGACAGCTGCAGCTCCAGGCCCGTGTCTGCAGTCTCCGGTTCGTCAAACGGAGTGTCATCTGATGTCTCGTCGTCGTTGTCCCAGACGAGAACATTCAAGGTCTTGGGGGGACACCTATGAGTCGGCCCAAATTTCAATCCACATTTGAAACAAGTGCCTGCCGCGATGTGTTTCTGATATTCTTCCGTGGACATGTTCCGGAAACGCTTCGGTCCAGGGCGAGACGAGCCTGAAGACAACGCTGGTGAAGTGTGGGAATATCCCTTCGAAAAAGATCCCGCCGGCGGTCTGGAATGGGAACTGCCCTGCGTGAGCGACTGACCTGACTTTGGGGCGTGTGCAGTTGTGAGTGAGTCGATATCCAGGGCCAGCTCGACTGCATCCTCGTAGGTTGTGATCTTCGCTGCCTTCATTTGGAGGCGAACCTCAGGACGGAGGGCCGCCATGAAAAACCCGAGGTATTGGTGGCTGGCTATGTCCGGGACCTGAGCAAGACGTGCCTCGAAAGCAGCCACGTAGTCGACAAGAGATCCGGTATGTCGCACCGCGGCGAAGGCTTCATACTCGTCCAGCGCTCCATTGCCACCGAAGCGCTTCATCAGTTCACGTGCAAAACGAGCCCAAGAGAGATTTGGGACCCGCTTACGCAATAGCTGGTACCACGGAAGGGCTGGGCCTGCCAGTGCTACCATCGCGATGCCCACCCTATTCTCCGGTGTTGTCCCCGCAATCAAAAAGTATTGTTCTGCCCGAGCCAGCCACGCCAGGGCATCAGTACCCTCAAAGGTCGGCATTGGTGATGGCGTCTTGCCTCCCGTGGGTGTCGAGTTCGACTCCGAGCTCTCCGGAGGGTCGTTCTCGCCTGTACCCGGACCTCCAGATTTGGCGTTGATCGCCGCGAAACCTGCTCGGATTTCTGCCACCATGGCGTCAACCTTCGCCTCCAAGGCTATCGCCCGCCCATCTGATAGTTGTAGCCGAGCGTTGATTTCCTCCGTAGCCTTCTCCAACACATCCAGTCGCGTATCCGTCCTCGAAACAACCATCGTCACCGCACCAATTTGTTAAGAGTAAAGGCTAgtgaaagaggaaagggaaCTCAAGTGTTTATTGAAAGGAAAAGAATGAGTAACACTCCTCACAAAGAGGCCAAACGACTACGTCGCCTACAAATTGATCCTTCCAAAAGAGATCATCTCTTCTTCTTGGTTTACATCTATTTATAGCTATCTCGTCGCTGGGGTTACAACTGAAAAATAGGAACTACTAGCTAActtatttgaattcaaaatgcattaaaataggAACAGCCGAAcagccttctctctctcaaacTTCCCCAGCTGCCTCCTTCTTTCTCTCTGCCGCTTGAACTACTTTTCCAGCTGCTTCCTTGTTTCCCTCAGCCGGCCAAACTACCCTCCTATCCCCACGCCTGTAGACCTTCCAGCTTGGACCCGTATTAGAAGACATCTTACATTTGCTGAAAATTGCATTAAGCCATGTTGCATGCTCTTTATTCACCTATTTTTCGTAGCATTTGTGATTTTGATTAAGTTGTGTCTCTATGGATATTCTTGGCATAAGATTTATTAAATGATTCAgtggttgagattttttagctgcTAAATTACATTGAGTTCCAAGTGGAACAGGATATTGTGTGCCTTTTATTGCTTTAGACTGTCATATCTCCAGTTCCATGAAGAACATAATTATGCGCATTTTAACTTGTTCCTCTTTTTTATCTAAGTTAGGTGTTCAGCTAAAACAATCTGGAGAGTTAGGTTCATCTTCTCAGGCTGTTGATGGGATTGTAGGTCTTGGACAAGCAAATACATGATACATCCATTCTTTCACAGCTTTCTTTGGCTGGAAAGGTGAAAATGATCTTTTCACATTGCTTGGACGGTAAGAAGGGAGGTGGCATTTATGCTGTGGGAGAGGTCGTGCAGCCTACAGTAGGTAGAGTGCCACTAGTTCCAAATCAGTAAGTGAATTCATACCTTCTTTTGTATTTCTATTGTTGTGACATGACATCGTATTATTCTTTGCATTTTTATTGCTATATCCAGAATCTATTCTTTAAATTGGTTATTTACCGAGACTAAGTTTTCAGAGCAGTTTTATGTGAGAGTTAAATTGGTTACACTTCTTTGAAGGTTGAATCTCAGCTAGATACAGTGCTTATATCACGAGCTCATGTTCGACATTAGATATCGTCACATAATTTAGACTCTAAATTTAGAGCCAAGTTTAGCTACCAAAGGTACCAAATTGGTCCATTATGCATGGTTAAACATTTAGGTCTTTTGTTAGTGGTAATTACACAATTCATACTAAATGTTTAACCTTTAAATACCTAAGGTAACAAATGTGCCAAATGTTATGTGGGTAAATGTTAAATAGTAGCACCTCGCAAGTAATAAAAtccattattttttatttttttggatattATCTGATTGAACTTTTAATCTTATCTTAGGCCTCATTATAATGTTATTCTAAAAGGAGTTCAGGTGGGTGATAAATTTCTAAACCTCCCAGCAAGCTCATTTGTAGGGACCCCTAGGATGGCCATAATTGATAGTGGTACGACCCTGGCCTATCTTCCGTCCGACATGTATGAGCAGCTTATCAATAAGGTATCCGTTTCATTCTGAGCAAAAATGGTCTAGATTTGTTCCTTGGCCTTTATTACGAATTCTTTATATATGGTCCACTTCCTATATCAAACTATCCTTTAGAAATTGAAATATGCAAGCATGTATTATCAAAATTTGTAAGAATATAGACTTATATGATAATGACAATAGATACGCTCTTCTCAACCATGTATTTCTAAGTATCTTTCAATCTGTCCATGCCTATAGATGATGGAATTGCAACCAGACATGCAAATGCATATGGTTGAGGATGAATTCAAATGTTTCTGGTTCTCCGGCAAGTAAGTGTAGTGAGTAACCAAGTAATCTTTCTCTGCACGTTTTCTTGCATATGCAATATGTATAGCACACGTGGTAACACATACACCCTTACAGATGATTCTTaatattatagtagtaattatttttattaaaatgtgtTTCTAATGTCAATAGAATCTCAATCTTTGCTAACCTGTGTATCACATGGATTTAAGTTCTAGGCTTTAAAATGTATGAACTGCATTTATGAtgggttttttttatatcaacatgaCTTGAAAATGTGAAAATAGGGGTCAACACAAAGATTTACAATGAGTCAATTCTCTTGCTTTCATATAAGGTTCAGGTGTTACTTTCTTCCGTTAACAAATTCATATAGTATTATTAGACAAAATAACTGTTTCTTTCATGTATGCTGCAGTGTGTTGATGAAGGATTCCCAGTTACTATAACTTTTCAATTTGAAAAACTCACTTCCACTGCCAGTTTGCCCCCACAACTATCTGTTTGAAGTTCGTGTAAGTAAACTCGGTTGTACACTTCACTGTTAATTAGTACATATGGTTCCAGAGGCAATTTCACTTTAATCCGGATATGAAAATATCCTAAATTTCTTAGCTCATAAATCTTAATGCATCGTTTATCCGTCTTAACTGGCCCTCTTATGCCACATAGTTGAATTCACAGGATACAGAATATTGCATTGGGTGGCAGGTCAGTGGAATGGACGCATTGGATGGGCAGGAATTAACTCTGTTAGGAGGCGCATACCCCCTTCACTTAGCTACTCGACATCATGCAGATATTAACACGTAATAATATACTCAGATATTAACACGAATTTGATTTATGGAACTCGATTTCTCATTTTCATCGACGACGAGTTACACTAGTCTGGAGGGGTGTGTAGAATTCCACATATAGGTTCTGTAAAGTGAGTGGCGTGAGTGGCAATGGCTTTAATAATCTAGTTTACAACTTTTCGGGCGAGTCTTGTGTAAGACGGTCCAACAGGCAGAGATCTGCCAAACAGGTCATAATCCTATTTTGACCTGTCAGACGGATATTCACAAGTGCATCGCCTTTTCTAAAACGACCTTCGTCTATGCTGTGTATACCTAGACTATACTTTCATACTATTATTACTGTacaatattcatatatataccTTGAAAAGATTGATGTTTTTTTACTAATTGCGTAAGTTGAAGGATGTTAAATGTTTGATCATCTATGACTTGTAGATATTGCCTTATCAGACAAGCTTGCTGTATATGATGTTGAAAATCAGACGATAGGATGGGTGCAATATAACTGTGAGTATGGCTGtcactttttcttttctcatttccTCTATTTATCCGCATCAGGGTTGTAAATGAGTCGAGCCGAGCCGAGCAGTAGTAGGCTCGAGTTTGCATCAACCGGAAACCATTCACCTCATGCATCCACTAGATCGAGCTTGGCTCGTTTAATATATAGTTAAAGTTCAAAAATACCTATAGGCTCGAGTTTGGCTTGCTTGTTGCACGGTTGAATATCTAACAGTCCTTTTTCTGGATCAAAATTCAAGTAGCTCACACGTAGCTCGGCTTATTATCTGATTTCAGGTTCATCGAGCATCAAAGTGAGGGACAATGCGACCGGGAATGCTTATGATGTTGTCGCCCACGACATATCTTTCGATTCCACCAATTTGAGAGCTGACATTGTTTCTACCCTTATGTTAGTAGCCGTTGTTCTCAGCCTGATCGTGTGAGCACTCGAACGAGAAGCATATGGTCGTTTCGTATAGTGAATGGCTTGGCCATGGATCGGATCTCCATGTTGCAAGGTGAAATGTAGTGTCTAAGAATGGTGGAAATGTGAGAATAGTTTCTTTTACGTTAATCCTCAAGAGATTGCTGCTTTTAAAAGATTTGATTGAAATGTGAGACTTATTTCATTTTGATGGTATAGAAATTACCCAAGCAATGTAAAGTGAATGACTTCAGTTTCTTTCATTTGttccatttatagaaagttCACCCAACCTTATATAGTATatacaatttatactactaagatctaccattaaacactaataataatatgggtctcattatccactaacactattttaactatccTTTTttcacatctctcttactttgttaattatgcattaattttcATGTCATCCCAAATGTtcttattttatactactactttttttaggccggagggagtataattgaACATTAATATTAATGTGGAAATTTTGAATGGGGGTAGCACATGTTGCGAGAAAAAATTCTCAGTCTATGTATACCACATGGCAATCTTATTTGGTGTGCCTCACTAATGATATCTTGCCAAATAGAAATATATAGCATACATGGCTAAATGATCATAATGACATAATATGATGCGTTTAGGAAATTTTTATATTcccatatatacacacacaataagcttaaattattaatcattcattttaattaaaaaagtcGTTAACTGCTATTGAGATTTAGTAAGCAAACTCTTTTTTGTATTATGCTTTTTTTTTCACTTGAGTGtcatatttattcatttttatggaGGCATAAATATTTGGAAAAAGACATTCTCCTGTAATATAATGGAAACCATCCCTATTCCATAGTATACAATTTCTTTTAACGTGAACACTAAAATGATTATCATATTGCACCACCAATTTATTAATCGAGActgattttttatattgatatctttataaaatataaattatatttatttattttatggggatatttatctttttattgatgtattcataaattaaaatatgttaacattgcacacaataaatttaatatatgaaTTACTATAAACTATATAAAGATTATATGTTAAgttaaaatattgattaaaatagttaataataataaaacgatCTTGATGGATTTTatacaataaataatatatgaataaaatttattatgaatttaaaaagtttaaattctactactatttattagGGTATTCAAATTAAGGATTACAATCTTATTTTATGCAATTAAAATAAGGTTATCTTAATAAAGAAACACCAACTATAAATCTAAGAAGATAGTAAAACTTTAGTAGGCATAAATATGTCGTCTTTAATTTATAGTAGTTACTTAACTGtaaaaaataattgtaaaatAATGAAGATAAAAGTTAAACATATAGTATGAagatatatttaataaattataaatatagtgaAGAATATATTTACTTGAACAAAAAAAAGACCAAATTTTGATACATACGATTCTAGAAAATTAGGCGatgaagaataaaatatgaataaatatgtactcaagtaaaaaaagaaaaaaaacataatataaaAAGAGTGTGATTATCAAATCTCAATTGACAGTTAATGTCTTTTTTCATTGAAATGAATGATTAATAATTTAAGCGTATTGTGTATATATggttgtgtatatatatatggaaacataaaaattttcttaaaatatcATATTATGCCATTATAATCATTTGGCTATATATGCTATACATTTTCATTTGGCAAGATATCATTAGTGAGGCACACCAAATAAGATTGCCATGTGGTATATGAAATTTTTCTCCACATGTTGCACTCAAGGATGACGTGGTCCATATATTTGTCTATTGCAACTTGTTATATTTGTGTCtgtgtcattttttattttaattttttatttgttcacGTTTAGTAGTCCAAATTCGAAGACAATTCCATGCTTCTATGCATTGTAATTTCACGCACAAAATTATGAAACaacattacaaaaaaatacCAATGTAACTTACCAAATAAAGTTTAGCTAAATTTTGCAATTTGTACTTAGCCTTAATTAATGacgattttgttttatttatttttcttgaacTACTCACCACACGCACCTCTTCAATTATTTATCAATAaggccatctccaaccatttacaccaaactcaaacccattttttaGTATGAGTCACGCCAAAAAGTAGTTTTACTCCAATTATTTACTCCAAATTCAAACCCAAAAAAATATTCCATATTTATATACTTTATATACATTTTTAATTAtacctacatatttatttaaattacatatTCGTCCCACAATATTGGAAGATCCGGTTCTGATTTACCAGATTATTagattatatttttcattttattataataatttgttGTTCTGTGTTTTACTTTATGTTAATGCATTGAGGTTTAACTTGCTTTCTTAATAAAGACTTGCACTTGTTGTGCAACATCCATCCATAGCTCTTTAGTAATGAATGAATCTCATCTAAATAActtataaactatttatacataATTGAAACTTCTAAACTATTGACACATAATTGTGATGGTAAGCAATAATAACAAGATTTTTTAGCAATATTCATTCATATATTTGTAAATTTATTAGTTATtatttgccaaaaaaaaaaatactcccatCGTCCACAAAACATAGATcacaattttcatttttggacgtccacaaaaaatagatcacAGCTATTTATGATAAGTTTTCAACAAAACAATAACCATACACATCATTTAATTTACCACTTATGccattaaacactactaataatatgaacctcacattctactaacactACATATCTCTTACTTATGAGCTAGGAAGCTTGAATAGCATCCCACACATTTAGTAGTTTGAAGACTTGTGAATGAAACTAGCTACTCCTATTGATTTAGCAAATGTCTTTTCCTAAATTGAGTGTGGTGTTGAATTGGTGGTTGGTCTGAGAATGAGACAAGCCACTGCACAATCATCAACCTCGGCATTTGGATGCTCATTCGACCATACTGCAACTGCTGCATCCACTACTGCTTTAGCTGCCGAGCCTCTAGGCCCCGTGGCCACGATAGCTACCACTTGCTCGATCGAGAGCACCTCCCATACCTAAGATTCAAAATGAACTACTGTAGTAGataatttatagaaaaataGTAGGTAGAGATGTTAGTTAGGTAGTTACCTCGCCCGTTGCTAACACTACAAAGTCGTCTTGATCAGTGATGCGCCTGTGGTAGATAATAGGTGCGGGTATGATGTCGCGAGCTTCCTTGCGATTGTGTGGCTTAGCTAATGTACGACAATTTTGGATAGGCTTGAGATTGGCAGTCAAGCGCACTGCAATTAATGCATTATTCTTGTCTCTCATCCCTACCACAGCTCCCGAGTTCCCAATTTGTGCAATTGTAAGATCTTCCCCCTATagaataatactactaaataaTCTCAAGCCAAGCCATTATATGTAGTGTAGTGGTGTTGACTGTTagaaattgaaactaaaaaacatAATACAATGTATAAAGAGAACCGGAAcctatggatttctatcattgACGATGGAATTGTAGTATTATTAAGTAAGGAACAAATGTGTGAACCTGTTTACAGAGGGTGATTGCTGTAGTAGTCGTACTGCAGTAGCAATCAAAATTGGTGTCTTGGCCCGTCGCATCGACAACATTTTGGACAACCTTACTAAGGTAAGGCATAGGGCCATTGCCGTAATGCGCCATACAGAAGCTCGACTCTATCCTCCCATGCCCGTACTGCAATGTTGCAATTCATTATAACtatacaatacaatacaatacaattTCAATACAACGTCATTTTTCATGTTGGAAAGTTCTTGACTCATTTCTATATATGGTAATACTTTTttcactcttattttactctcttaaAACACTAAATATTCATTTCTTAAACTCGTTTCGCTTCAACTATGAGGAGTACAGTACAATACAATAGAATAGAATGACAATAGAATAGAATGATGTAATGAGATTGAGAAGACGTGTGTTTGCTAATAACCTGCGTAAAAATCCGGGGATTATGCATGGACAGACTTTGGGAGGAAAAGCAGCATCCCATGGTTGATGAATCAGAGTGATGATAttcaatacaaatacaaataggTACTCCTCCTTATGCTCTCATCTCTcaatatatatactaataaatcgcctatttaaatttttgaatcTCAGCTTCTCGACCTAATTTTGGATTTGTTAAAGTGGTAACGGGATTATGATCCAAACTATATTTCCTATCCATATTCAACTATCCCCTAAAAGTAGCTGCACTATTAACTAATTATTTGGGATTATATATTTCACTTCCcactataaattatttttatgtggttttacaattattttttagaattaatCAAATTTGAGCTCGTAATTCATATTCATAGTTCTTCTCGCATCAATACAATCACGTAGTATAGGCAAGATACTTCCATTTTTAATAGAGAAATGTGTGTGCATAAGTATAAATTTAATGTATGGAGTAGAAAAATTCAGACATATTTAAGACTTCAACTAACTTTTATTATTCATAttgatatatataaatttaatttctatagCTTTAGTGTTGCTAATTAATTCATATACTATCCAAAACAAAATTGGATATACTTCCTTTGTTCTAAGAAAATAGGTACTCCTTCCGTttctaaaaaatagaaattctttcattttttggtCCGTtacctaaaaatagaaaattttcattttaggaaatggaACCCACAATCCAATAACACTATCCAATACTTTTTCTCCccatatttcttac
This genomic interval from Salvia splendens isolate huo1 unplaced genomic scaffold, SspV2 ctg84, whole genome shotgun sequence contains the following:
- the LOC121791530 gene encoding uncharacterized protein LOC121791530 produces the protein MVVSRTDTRLDVLEKATEEINARLQLSDGRAIALEAKVDAMVAEIRAGFAAINAKSGGPGTGENDPPESSESNSTPTGGKTPSPMPTFEGTDALAWLARAEQYFLIAGTTPENRVGIAMVALAGPALPWYQLLRKRVPNLSWARFARELMKRFGGNGALDEYEAFAAVRHTGSLVDYVAAFEARLAQVPDIASHQYLGFFMAALRPEVRLQMKAAKITTYEDAVELALDIDSLTTAHAPKSGQSLTQGSSHSRPPAGSFSKGYSHTSPALSSGSSRPGPKRFRNMSTEEYQKHIAAGTCFKCGLKFGPTHRCPPKTLNVLVWDNDDETSDDTPFDEPETADTGLELQLSELSRHGIDTSRTMKLFGTIGQQKVKVMVDSGASHCFISEQLASTLRLQITSTSPYSVLLGDGTKRRANGICHQVPLTMASETFSLSCYIFPLRNIDVILGVSWLASLGNVLANWLHSSMKFSVEGRLITIQGDPTLMRRACSPQDLRSLDAGDCCWVLRSVEKEAGPDGFGISSSLPAAARSELLQLVEAFPSLTRPDPGLPPPRHTDHQIPLLPGAEPVSVRPYRYNHLQKDEMEKLVAEMLASGVIQPSTSPYSSPVLLVRKKDGSWRFCVDYRELNKKTVPDKYPIPVIQELLDELHGARWFSKIDLKAGYHQIRVAQDDVHKTAFRTHSGHYEFLVMPFGLTNAPATFQSLMNDIFRPALRKFVLVFFDDILVYSDSWETHMRHLRLVFDSLHANSLVVNPKKCLLGRDSVEYLGHIVSYDGVRMDPTKVSAVLRWPTLHLSKASGASSASQGTTAVL
- the LOC121791527 gene encoding aspartic proteinase 36-like, producing MQILTHIALSDKLAVYDVENQTIGWVQYNCSSSIKVRDNATGNAYDVVAHDISFDSTNLRADIVSTLMLVAVVLSLIV
- the LOC121791526 gene encoding probable protein phosphatase 2C 33, whose product is MGCCFSSQSLSMHNPRIFTQYGHGRIESSFCMAHYGNGPMPYLSKVVQNVVDATGQDTNFDCYCSTTTTAITLCKQGEDLTIAQIGNSGAVVGMRDKNNALIAVRLTANLKPIQNCRTLAKPHNRKEARDIIPAPIIYHRRITDQDDFVVLATGEVWEVLSIEQVVAIVATGPRGSAAKAVVDAAVAVWSNEHPNAEVDDCAVACLILRPTTNSTPHSI